The Denticeps clupeoides chromosome 4, fDenClu1.1, whole genome shotgun sequence genome segment ATCTACAGAAGCTCCATACACTTCCCAAGTCATTCCCTGATCATCCCACACCACGTCATGCACACTCTTCTTGGCAGACTTGCCAATCTCATCACCACACTCTGGATCCATTTTGGGCTCATTGTGGCCTTTCTTAGCAGAACTAGCACCGGTTCCTTGTCCATGGTTCTTCTGCTGGCTGCTATTTTGTTTCTGATTGTTCTTCTGGCTTTCCTCCACTGTGGATCTTGCTAGCTgggaagaagcagcagcagctttcTTGCAGTCTGTTTGGAGCTGGCTTGCTTCCAGGCAAGACGATGCAGACGGTGGGTGGGAATCAGACTGTGATTTGGCAGTGGGAGGTTTGCCAGTCTGCAATGGCACAGGCTGTGCTCCAGGCAAGGCCCGGCTTGATGGATCAGTAGGTACCGTTGCCTTCTCACTGGGTCTGATACTCTGCACTCCTTCTGAGCAGACCACCGTGGCTGACTGGATGGAACAGCCATCTTGAAAGTGGCTGTGGCTGTATGGCTCTATGTTGATCTGGTAGACAGGCTGAAGTGGTGGAAGACCTGTCTGGACACTGCAGACAGTGGTGCCTTTGGTCCCCTGGTGTTCTGTCTGCATAACAGTGAGCGGACCACAGGAATGCGGACCTGGGATGTGTGAAGAGAAACAGATTTGGTGATCTGCAGCCTTTGGCTTATAGACCATGGCCAGGTTCTCCTCTGCTTGGGAGCAGGAAAGTCTTGGGACATGATGGAAAAGACTGGGGCTGGTGGACACCGATCGGCTGCACGTCCTTGCTACTGCCTGGACCTCCACGTCGTGGTGCTGCTTTGCCACACGGGGACTTTCCAACATTTCAGTCGTCATTGTAGATGCTTCTCGATACTGTGTGCAGCGGCCTCTTTCCCGTTCATCTACACAGCTGCCTTGAGTCTGGATTTCCTCGCCTGTCAACTCTCTGTGTCCATGTGACTGATCTACAGGGGCTTGAGATGTAGCCACATCCTTGGAAATGAATGGAGGATGTGATGGAAGCTCTGAATTCCCAGTAGATTGTAAGTCCATCTCATTACATACATGTCTGTTATTGTTGGGAGAACCATCCTTCTTGTATGGTTGAGGGGTTGCATTGGCTTGGCCTGATTTCTGTTTATCATGTTGGGGTGTCGTCTGCTTTGTTTCCACCACATCTGTTGGTGGAGGGCAGGGTATTTGGGTGACCTCACCTTTCACCATTGTAGTGGGATGTGTAGCCTCTGACTGAGCTAAGGTTGGTACAGTTTGCAATAATGTTGTGTTGCTGCTACCATCTTTTGCCGATGAGGATTTTAATGAATTCCTGTCTGTTTCAGACCCTGAATTGTCTGATTTGCCAAACTGGGAATTTGTGGCCTCTGATTTTCTGTAGCTCTCTTTGACTGAACTGCACTTCTTCTCTTCACTCACCAGACATTTAACTTGATGATCATTTGTTTGTTGGTTGCCCTTTGTTGGTGTAAGAGAAGTTATATGGACAGCTGTACCACTGATGGTACATTTATCCCCTTGCTTGGCCAAAATGGACCCTTTTAAATTTGCATTAGTGTCCTTGTTGGTGTCGCTGGCAGGTGTTACTGTCTGACCCTTTACTTCACTTGGGTAACTGGGTCTCTTGTGGTCCCCATTTGCTGAAGAACAAAGGGCAGAGAACCCCCCTGCAGCCGTCTCATCCAAGTTTGGGCTTGATGATTTCAGACCCAAAGAAGGACTGGGGTCTACAGGTGAAGGAGACGTTGGAGTCAAGTTCTGGTTAACATCCTGGTCACAGTTGGCACTGGATTCCTTATTTCCCTGTGCATCAAACTGAGGAACCATTTGAACAGTAACAGTCCTTTTGGGATTAGGGATTGTTTCCATTTTTGCTTTATACTCCTAAACAGGAAACTTTCCAAACTGGAACTTCAGGTCACAATCTCCTCAAATGATCCCTGAAACAAAAGAGTGCTTTACTTAAACTTCATTTAGACAAATGCACACCATTAATAAGCAGTCAAATGTAAACGAGTGGATTAAATGTGAACTCTTTTAAAATCTCAACTGAAAGCTTAAGCTAATTAAGATGTTTCAGTGTATATTTTTACAGCCATTTTTCAAACTCAGTTTAAATCATCATCAGcagaatgaaaaagaagaatCAAAATGCTCCTTCAGACCACTTCagttaaaagaaataaaaaaagaatttgactAATGCACCAGAAGTCTCCATTTACAGCAGAAAACCTATTTTTATAGTTGTGTGCAAAGTCCACTTCCTCAGCAACACCGCATGTAATTATTagggaaataaaaaatttgCACTCTATGCTCTGTTTTGAAGCTAAACTAAGATCAAATTCCATCAAATTTGTGCAAAATCCTGTTAACTATGAGTCACTGACAGAAAATGTGAAGTAAACACCAAAAACCCCATAGCCACAATAAACCACTCAAACAACTGGTGGACTCTAATGTGCATCGTGAAAACCTCAGAGAATTTTATTAAGAATATAAAATGAGACAATCTAGACATTTCACTAGAATAGATCTTGCAGAATGGTACGGCCTTCGCTCCCAATTCAGCCTAGTACACGGCAGCTCTATAAATAGCTCAACTGAAGAAGGTTATCTGGTCCATTTACTTTGTCACAATTTGATGAGCTGTTGATCTTACTCAGAACTTTGTAGAGTTTTACTGTACATGTGATTCTGTATAATGCCTTGTTGCCAAAAAACAATATTGGTAAGCAAATGGTAAATGCAAATTTTaactatatttttattttaaaaaaatttgtttAATGTGCTTTTGATGACTGGAATGATCACCCCGAAACAATTGCTCACAAAATATATGGTGACAGTGGCAAACATACAAATATGCTAGATAAAAAGTTGCATTAATACAGCCAGCTTTTTCTGCAGTAACATACGTTAGTCTTTTCTGAACGCCTACAATATGCACCAGCTTGGCAAAATGTCTCGAAGTGCTTTTGACTAATTGTTCCATGCTGATTGCTCCACTGCAGTTGGATGGATTAACCTTGAGGAAGGCCCGGGGAGGCAATGCATTCAGATTTTTAATTTGTCTCAAAACATTCATATGTTGgacatttatttctgtctgaCCGGAAATGCATCATTTACCCCCGTGACTCAAGCAGGCACTTGTATGAGTTTTCATGGCATTTTACTCCATGGACTAAATTCATTATTTCAGTGACCCAGAAGTGACCTACCGATTCAAGAATTTATTTTGTTAGCAGTGTGGACTAAATGCACATTTCGCTGGTAGGGCTGCACCTTTTCAATCTCAATTTCAATCTTCTCTTGAAGAACAACGTGGCTGCAGGAGAAGCACATTCCAGCGAGGAGGGGATGACCTTACGCCTATTCGTGGAAGTGCAATTTGCCTCATGAGACACATGAATCATCAACGTGCACCACAAGCACGTGTAAAAGGTTGACACGGCACGGAGATTAAAGTAGTTAAATAAAGACCATGCCCCGTGTATTAAAGGTGcgcaaaaaaatttttaaaaatacttttcacTTTTCTGCCAACCAAGAATTTGACTGCAGGCACGTTATTTGTGAAAATGGGTTAATGGgcttttttttcaccctttttGTAGTTACTTCAAGCTGCATGTGAATCTGCACCATTATAAGCCGCCAAGACGTACATGCTGCTGTTATTAAAATATCTGCAGATCTGTGTTGGGGGTTTCTAACCCTGACGTCAAAGAAACTGGTGCAGTGAATAAAAGGAGCCCCTACAAGCCCGGATCAGGGGGtgcacagcatgatgctgcggGTGATGAGGGGGGCTTCTGATGAATGGTGACCCGTAGCCCTCCATGCAGGACAGAACATACGGCTGTTTAAAGAAATGGGGGAGAACAGTGGCTAAAACGTACCCGTAGACGTTTATTAATAATGTCCCCAATTGCAACGTTTGGTTACTCGGTGTAAAACGGGGTCAATTCAGTTGGTTAACCCGTAACTAaagaaaatatacattaaaaacacagaaacagtgCGCATTTAATCCCGTGATCCAACGaaggaacaaaaacaaacatttttttcaggtATCACGTAGATAAATCACGCACAATATCAGCTGATATCATGGCCGGGAACACCTATGAATTTCAGGATCTTCTTCAAAGCGGTAATATTTGACCTTGCGGAATCGCACATCTAACCCAAAAATCTCAGATCCCATCGCTGCATGCGCGCtttaaaaacgaaaaaaaaaacatcgacGACGAGCCGGACTCCTACCTGGTGCGCCTTTGTCTCCTTTGCTTGCCATCCTCGGTGCGTTTTGCCGCGCTGTTTACGCGCCGCGGCTCGCCGCCTCGCCGGCGAAGCTGCTCCGCCGAATGCCAATGAACGAGATTCCGAGCGACGGCGCCTCCGGCTCCCCGGTTCACGGGG includes the following:
- the gprin3b gene encoding G protein-regulated inducer of neurite outgrowth 3; the protein is METIPNPKRTVTVQMVPQFDAQGNKESSANCDQDVNQNLTPTSPSPVDPSPSLGLKSSSPNLDETAAGGFSALCSSANGDHKRPSYPSEVKGQTVTPASDTNKDTNANLKGSILAKQGDKCTISGTAVHITSLTPTKGNQQTNDHQVKCLVSEEKKCSSVKESYRKSEATNSQFGKSDNSGSETDRNSLKSSSAKDGSSNTTLLQTVPTLAQSEATHPTTMVKGEVTQIPCPPPTDVVETKQTTPQHDKQKSGQANATPQPYKKDGSPNNNRHVCNEMDLQSTGNSELPSHPPFISKDVATSQAPVDQSHGHRELTGEEIQTQGSCVDERERGRCTQYREASTMTTEMLESPRVAKQHHDVEVQAVARTCSRSVSTSPSLFHHVPRLSCSQAEENLAMVYKPKAADHQICFSSHIPGPHSCGPLTVMQTEHQGTKGTTVCSVQTGLPPLQPVYQINIEPYSHSHFQDGCSIQSATVVCSEGVQSIRPSEKATVPTDPSSRALPGAQPVPLQTGKPPTAKSQSDSHPPSASSCLEASQLQTDCKKAAAASSQLARSTVEESQKNNQKQNSSQQKNHGQGTGASSAKKGHNEPKMDPECGDEIGKSAKKSVHDVVWDDQGMTWEVYGASVDPESLGFAIQSHLQCKIREHEKKLEVQTALRKSISDGMEETTSRRKSKRRQSNVFRSMMQHVRRPSCCARPPPSSVLD